ACCTCAATAGCTTTCTGGGCCTTCCGTCCACCACCGAGCTGTATAACTACGCGTTTCAATCGGGCTTCTGGGGCGCCTACACTTCCTACGCCCGGCAGTTGGGCCGCCTGACCTGGACCAGCGGCCTGCACGCTAACACCTACCACCGGCAGCACACGGGCAGTGAGCTGGCTTTGGGGCAGCTCTACCAGAATACCGGCCGCAAGCGGGAGGCCAGCGTCTTCACCAAGCTGGAGTACGAAGTGCAGCGCTTCACCTTGTTTGCCGATATACAGGGCCGCACCGTGGCCTTCGATTATCAGGGCTCAGTGCCGCTGGGTACGCTCGATTGGCAATTCTTCAACCCGAAAGCGGGGGTAAGCTTTGCCGCTACCGACCACGCCACGCTCTACTACAGCCTGGGCCGCACCGGCCGGGAGCCCACTCGCAACGACCTGTTTGGCGGCAATGACGACCTACTGACCGATGCCGACGGCCAGCCTTTGATTACCAGTCCCAGGGCCGAATACGTGCTGGATCAGGAGCTAGGGCTGCGCTACCAGCGCCACCAGCTGGCGCTCGGCGTGAATGCCTACTACATGGATTTCAAGAACGAAATCGTGCTCAATGGTAAGTTCGGCCCCAACGGCCTGGCCCTGACCAACAACGTGCAAAGCAGCGTGCGGACCGGGCTGGAAGCTACGGCACGCTGGCAGGCAACCCGGCATTGGTCGTTGCTCAACAACTCGGCCTTCAACTACAGCCGCATCCGGGAGCAGACCGAGGAGTTTCGGCCTATCCTGACGCCGGCCCTGATTCTGAACCAGGAAGCCACCTACCAAACCGGTCCCTGGGCCTTTACCCTGACGGGCCGCTACCAGAGCCGCTCATTTATTGATTTTGCCAACTTGGCCACGATAGGGGAGTACGCCCTGCTCAACGCCCGGGTGGAGTACAGCGTGCGTCATTTCCAGCTCACGGCCTTTGCCAACAACCTGACCAACACCCGCTACTACAACAACGGCAGTGTGGAGGCCGACGGCACCCGCAAGTACTTCGTGCAGGCACCCCGCAATTACTACCTCAGCTTGCAGTATCGATTCTAGCCCGGCTTTTTCGCAGCACGCGCATGACCAAGGCCTTTGTTTTCGGTAAGTTCCTGCCTTTCCACCGCGGGCACGAGCAACTCATCCGCTTCGCGCTCCGGCACTGCGACCAGCTGACGGTGCTGGTCTGCGCCAGTGACCTGGAAACCGTACCCGGCCCGCTTCGGCAGCGTTGGATTCAGGAAACCTTGGCTGCCGAGCCCCGCGTGACGGTGCAGCTGCTAGAGTATCGGGAAAGTGAGCTGCCCAATACGTCCGAAACGTCACTGCCCGTAGCTACCGTGTGGGCCGACCTGTTTCGGCAGCTGTTGCCCGAATGCACGGTGGTGGTTACCTCGGAGCCCTATGGCGAACTGGTGGCTACCCGCATGGGCATTCGGCACGTGGCCTTCGACGTGGACCGGCAGCAGGTGCCCATATCGGCTTCCCTAATTCGGGCCGACCGGCAGCAGTACTGGGATTTTCTGCCTGTTAGCGTCAGGCCATATTATTGCCGCAAAGTAGTGGTCCTGGGGGCTGAGTCGACGGGCAAAACCACGCTGGCTATCCAACTGGCCGCTCACTTCGGGGCCTCCCTGGTTTTGGAAGCCGCCCGTGACCTTATTGCCGACTCCAATTACTTCACCCCGGACGATTTACAGCAGGTTATTGCCGAGCACACCCGCCGCATTGCCCAGGCCGAGCGAGGACCAAATGCTTTAGTCGTCATCGATACTGACGTGCATATCACCCAGTCGTACGCCCGCCTGTCCTGGGGCCGGGAGCTGCCCGTGCCTCCTGCCGTCTACGCTACCCAGCATGCCGACCTGTACCTGTATCTGGCCGCCGACGTGCCGTTTGTACAGGATGGCACCCGTCTGCCAGCTCCCGCCCAGCACCGCCTTGACCAGTCGCACCGACAAACGCTGCGTGCCCATCAAGTGCCCGTGTGGGAGCTAGGCGGGAGCTGGGAGCAGCGTTTTGCCCAGGCCGTGCGGGCGGTGGAGCACTTGTTGGCCCAGTAAAGCTGCTAGGGAAGCCCCCGCTAGGCTTTTCGTGCAACGCCTACCACCCTGCGGGCAGCCGGCAACTTCTTCAACGATAGTCCAAGCGGCTTTAAGCACCGGGCTTGGAATATATACTTTGTATTTCAAAGTTCTTTGGTGTACGTTTGAGCCGTCGAGTTTTACAACGACCGTATCCGCTTACTCTATATGCGCAACCTGCTGAATCCGAAGTGGCTCCTGCTGCTCAATACTTTGCCGCTAGTGTTGCTGGCCGCCTTATGCTACGCCGAATTTACGGTGGTACACTCCTTACTGCCGGCCCCGAGTGTGGCCCTGTGGGGATGGTTTGGGCTGGTGCTGGCAGGGCTGGGTCTAAGTACGCTGGGCTACGCGCTGGTGCAGATACAGCGCAGCCAGCCGGTGGGAGTGGCCTACTGTGTGCTGGCCCTGGCCGCCCATTCGGCCTTTATCATGTTCTATCTGAACCTGGATACCCAGATTTTGCCCAGGGACGTGCCGCGCTGGATGGTGCCCACCGACCTGCTGCTCTACGTGGGCACTTTCCTGATGCCCACGCTGGCGTACGCGGTGTTTGCGTTGGTCGTGCGCC
Above is a genomic segment from Hymenobacter cellulosivorans containing:
- a CDS encoding TonB-dependent receptor, which translates into the protein MKPPVWLVAAVSVVTLQPSQAQAPPAAPDTLRTLPEVQVTYQAERRTPVTFLDLSGPALARKGVGQEPSFLLAETPGITAYSDAGSTQGYAYFRLRGIDQTRINTTLNGVPLNEPEDQGAYFSNYPDLLNSISKVQVQRGVGTTQNGTASFGGSIQLFSPSLRQDSASATVGLGYGSFNSYRAFAEYASGLRGHKALYVRASQLHSDGYKERSANTSRSAFLSAGLFYDKTTWKLNVLAGHQQNQLAWLGVPDSVLAVNRRANVNGPENDRFDQALVQLQNTWQPTAGTVVNTSVYASFLKGNYDFDLNSFLGLPSTTELYNYAFQSGFWGAYTSYARQLGRLTWTSGLHANTYHRQHTGSELALGQLYQNTGRKREASVFTKLEYEVQRFTLFADIQGRTVAFDYQGSVPLGTLDWQFFNPKAGVSFAATDHATLYYSLGRTGREPTRNDLFGGNDDLLTDADGQPLITSPRAEYVLDQELGLRYQRHQLALGVNAYYMDFKNEIVLNGKFGPNGLALTNNVQSSVRTGLEATARWQATRHWSLLNNSAFNYSRIREQTEEFRPILTPALILNQEATYQTGPWAFTLTGRYQSRSFIDFANLATIGEYALLNARVEYSVRHFQLTAFANNLTNTRYYNNGSVEADGTRKYFVQAPRNYYLSLQYRF
- a CDS encoding AAA family ATPase; this encodes MTKAFVFGKFLPFHRGHEQLIRFALRHCDQLTVLVCASDLETVPGPLRQRWIQETLAAEPRVTVQLLEYRESELPNTSETSLPVATVWADLFRQLLPECTVVVTSEPYGELVATRMGIRHVAFDVDRQQVPISASLIRADRQQYWDFLPVSVRPYYCRKVVVLGAESTGKTTLAIQLAAHFGASLVLEAARDLIADSNYFTPDDLQQVIAEHTRRIAQAERGPNALVVIDTDVHITQSYARLSWGRELPVPPAVYATQHADLYLYLAADVPFVQDGTRLPAPAQHRLDQSHRQTLRAHQVPVWELGGSWEQRFAQAVRAVEHLLAQ